ACCAATCTCCCCGCGGGATCGCCGGCCGGTTTCATGGACCGGGAAATACGCTCCGGTGAGGGCTGGTCCGAGCGGCTGGGTAACGTCCTGGCCAACTGCCGGGTCTTCGTACCGCTGTTCTCGCCACGCTATTTCGCCAGCGAGATGTGCGGCAAGGAGTGGTACGCCTTCGAACAGCGCGCCATCCATCACAGAGCCCGGTCGAACCAGCCGGCAGAGGCCATCGTGCCCGCACTCTGGGTGCCGGTACAGCCGAGCCAACTCCCCGGGCCGGCCGAGCGGTTACAGTTCAATCACCGAGACTTCGGAGACCGCTACGTCAGCGACGGACTCTACGGGCTGATCAAGCTCACGCTGTTCGCGCAGGATTACGAACAAGCGGTCTACCACCTGGCCAAACGCATCGTCCATGTCGCCGACACCGTGCAGATCGGCTCGGGCAGACCGCTCGACTTCCGTCTCGTGCCCAGCGCGTTCGGGGCCCCGGGGAGCGGGGCGGGAGCTCCGAGGCCCATGCGGATCACCATCGCCGCGCCGACCCGCCACGATCTGCCGGAAGGCCGCAACCCCGAGTACTACGGCGACAACCCGCAGGAGTGGAACCCCTACCACCCGGCGGCGGCCAGACCGCTGGCCTACGTCGCCGAGGAGCTGGTGCGCTCCCTCAACTACCAGGCCGTCGTCACGTCCTTCGACGAGGAGCCGGGGCAGCGCGAGGGCAAGCAGCCGCCCAGCACCCCCGAGATCCTGCTGGTCGACCGCTGGGCACTGCAGGACGAGGACCTGAGACGGCGGCTCGCCGCCTTCGACCGGGAGAACCGGCCCTGGGTGACCATGGTCGTCCCCTGGTGCAGGGACGACCACCAGAGCAGGGCGGCCGAGGCCGAACTGACCGAGAAACTCGAACAGACGATGCCGGTCAAGATGCGGCAGGGGCGGGCCTTCTGCCGTGTCGCGGCCAAGGGGGTACCCAGCATGGAGGCGTTCGGCCAGATTCTTCCCCAGGTGGTCGAGGTGGCCGCCCA
The DNA window shown above is from Streptomyces sp. Alt3 and carries:
- the fsxC gene encoding FxsC protein gives rise to the protein MQQRADHRPYFFLSYAHTPGYGGGSDPDMWVERLFQDLCGHVMAMTNLPAGSPAGFMDREIRSGEGWSERLGNVLANCRVFVPLFSPRYFASEMCGKEWYAFEQRAIHHRARSNQPAEAIVPALWVPVQPSQLPGPAERLQFNHRDFGDRYVSDGLYGLIKLTLFAQDYEQAVYHLAKRIVHVADTVQIGSGRPLDFRLVPSAFGAPGSGAGAPRPMRITIAAPTRHDLPEGRNPEYYGDNPQEWNPYHPAAARPLAYVAEELVRSLNYQAVVTSFDEEPGQREGKQPPSTPEILLVDRWALQDEDLRRRLAAFDRENRPWVTMVVPWCRDDHQSRAAEAELTEKLEQTMPVKMRQGRAFCRVAAKGVPSMEAFGQILPQVVEVAAQQYLRHATVYPPAGGRHSERTRLMGPMGSTQFIPDMHDPAMDAEDV